The following proteins come from a genomic window of Bradyrhizobium paxllaeri:
- a CDS encoding MerR family transcriptional regulator, which translates to MTKATPRRRRWRIGELAEATGVTVRTLHHYEHTGLLSASERTDGGHRMYDREGLKRVHQIRALRELGFSLYEIRRAIEGRTSLTDLLRKHLERIELQVARATLLRDRLRNMTTDSELQVSVDELPATLDAMSRVEEERPQPLQCTCVIDPDREERWQKIRDELRDCVDRGEHPCSERANAVALRARLLLTEIAGADSTVSTILKVLARLSAPRSMAGWDPCLMQYLDRALAALNG; encoded by the coding sequence ATGACAAAAGCTACACCACGAAGGCGTCGATGGCGCATTGGCGAGCTTGCAGAGGCTACCGGAGTAACGGTACGCACGCTGCATCACTATGAGCACACGGGTTTACTAAGTGCGTCGGAACGCACCGACGGCGGTCACCGCATGTACGACCGCGAAGGCCTCAAACGGGTACATCAAATCCGAGCGCTACGTGAGCTTGGCTTCTCGCTTTACGAGATCCGTAGAGCGATTGAGGGTAGAACGTCACTTACTGACCTATTGCGCAAGCATTTGGAGAGAATTGAACTTCAAGTCGCGCGTGCAACCCTGTTGCGAGATCGTTTGCGCAACATGACGACGGATAGTGAATTGCAAGTCAGTGTAGATGAGCTACCTGCCACTTTAGATGCAATGTCGCGGGTCGAGGAAGAACGCCCTCAGCCGCTCCAATGCACATGCGTCATAGACCCAGATCGAGAGGAGCGGTGGCAGAAAATCCGCGACGAGCTGCGCGATTGTGTGGATCGGGGCGAGCATCCCTGCAGCGAACGGGCAAATGCTGTGGCGCTTAGAGCGCGCTTGCTGCTCACAGAAATTGCAGGAGCTGATTCGACCGTTTCAACGATACTGAAAGTTCTTGCGCGGTTGAGCGCGCCACGCAGCATGGCTGGCTGGGATCCCTGCCTAATGCAATATCTCGACCGCGCACTTGCCGCCTTGAACGGATGA
- a CDS encoding branched-chain amino acid ABC transporter substrate-binding protein, whose product MSLSRITSAASAAILSCALASTAPAADVSIAVVGPMTGSTAALGVQMRDGATAAIDALNASGLLPGIKVILSVADDACDPKQAVAVANRLTMDQPKLVVGHFCSSSSIPASDVYAEANLIQISPGSTNPQLTERGLKTVFRICGRDDQQGLVAAEYILRHYPTKRIAVLDDKSTAGKGIADVVASRLQEAGEKVIRQSYVAGEKDYTALVSRMKRDGIQIAYIGGYYNEIGLIVRQAAEAGAGLTVMANDPLMTSDFSAIAGEAANGTLFTFMLDPTKNAQAADAVARLKPSNMSAGGYTLYAYAAVQAWADAVKRAGTFDGPQVAAALRSQPIQTVIGPVRFNTKGDNAAPGFVVYRWHNNIVEAVE is encoded by the coding sequence GTGTCACTTTCCCGAATCACTTCAGCTGCAAGTGCAGCAATCCTCTCTTGTGCTTTGGCTTCGACCGCGCCCGCTGCCGACGTCAGTATCGCCGTGGTCGGTCCGATGACCGGAAGTACTGCTGCGCTTGGCGTACAAATGCGCGATGGTGCTACTGCGGCTATCGATGCGTTAAACGCTTCGGGCCTACTTCCCGGTATCAAGGTCATATTGAGCGTCGCCGATGACGCGTGCGATCCCAAGCAGGCCGTCGCAGTTGCCAATCGGCTGACGATGGATCAGCCCAAGTTGGTCGTTGGCCACTTTTGCTCGTCTTCCTCTATCCCCGCTTCCGACGTTTACGCCGAAGCGAACCTTATTCAGATCTCACCTGGCTCAACGAATCCTCAACTAACGGAGCGTGGTCTCAAGACGGTGTTTCGGATCTGCGGCCGCGATGATCAACAAGGCCTCGTGGCCGCCGAGTACATCTTGCGACATTATCCGACCAAACGAATTGCCGTGCTTGACGACAAGAGTACCGCCGGCAAGGGCATTGCCGATGTCGTTGCGTCACGCCTTCAGGAAGCAGGCGAAAAGGTCATTCGACAAAGCTATGTGGCCGGTGAAAAGGACTACACGGCCCTGGTCTCAAGAATGAAAAGAGACGGAATCCAGATCGCCTATATCGGCGGCTATTACAACGAGATCGGCTTGATTGTGCGTCAGGCCGCAGAAGCGGGCGCAGGTCTCACTGTGATGGCGAACGATCCGTTGATGACCAGCGACTTTTCGGCGATCGCCGGCGAAGCAGCAAACGGCACACTGTTCACCTTTATGCTCGACCCCACCAAGAATGCTCAAGCGGCGGACGCCGTAGCTAGGCTCAAGCCTTCCAACATGTCAGCGGGAGGCTACACGCTCTACGCCTACGCCGCCGTTCAGGCGTGGGCGGACGCGGTCAAGCGCGCCGGGACCTTCGATGGTCCGCAAGTAGCAGCTGCGCTTCGTTCGCAGCCAATCCAAACAGTAATCGGGCCGGTCCGGTTCAATACCAAAGGAGACAATGCCGCTCCCGGCTTCGTCGTCTACCGGTGGCATAACAACATTGTCGAAGCCGTCGAGTAA
- the hisC gene encoding histidinol-phosphate transaminase: MSDTKLQNVLSSLSQAARQLDALPSGRPAPAANYVKLNTNENPFPLPTIVWQSAIAALERQYLYPEDDNISLREAAANTYGVAIDHVIAGNGSSELLGLIYRAFLAPGDSVAMLSPGFSFNRKLAMLQGAQLLEIRCSEPQSLPIEQLLFGPAKDAKFILLANPNNPTGTFIPIADIERLLAQSDRLVVLDEAYVDFAPDNGLRLLSHYPNLLLLRTLSKSYAAAGVRVGFGFGHPQLIGRLRNIQNVFNMNVIGHAVGISILAHRAVYEENHMHIRHERQRVATALSQLGFSLTPSHANFLLARVPAGHDGRWWQAALERQRILVAFLSDDGLENCIRVSIGTKAQMDAFLGAVTDISDSLKQGRSAR, from the coding sequence ATGTCCGATACCAAATTGCAAAATGTGCTCTCTTCTCTTTCGCAGGCAGCGAGACAGTTAGATGCTCTGCCGTCCGGCCGGCCTGCGCCGGCCGCTAATTACGTCAAACTAAACACGAATGAGAACCCATTTCCGTTGCCAACAATCGTATGGCAAAGTGCAATTGCGGCGCTTGAGCGGCAGTATCTGTACCCAGAAGATGACAACATTAGCCTGAGGGAAGCAGCGGCTAACACCTACGGCGTCGCCATCGATCATGTGATTGCCGGCAATGGATCATCTGAGCTCCTCGGGCTCATCTACAGAGCATTTCTTGCCCCCGGCGACAGCGTCGCAATGCTGTCTCCGGGTTTTTCATTCAATCGCAAACTTGCTATGTTGCAGGGTGCTCAACTGCTTGAAATCAGATGTAGCGAACCTCAGTCGTTGCCGATAGAGCAATTGCTCTTTGGACCAGCAAAAGATGCCAAGTTCATTCTGTTGGCTAATCCGAACAACCCGACAGGAACGTTCATCCCTATCGCCGATATCGAACGCCTCCTGGCGCAATCGGACCGCCTCGTCGTGTTGGACGAAGCATATGTCGATTTTGCGCCTGATAATGGCCTGCGGCTCCTCAGCCATTATCCGAATCTTCTGCTCTTAAGAACACTTTCGAAAAGCTATGCCGCCGCTGGCGTTCGAGTCGGCTTCGGATTCGGCCACCCGCAGCTTATTGGACGGCTTCGTAACATCCAGAACGTCTTCAACATGAATGTAATTGGGCACGCGGTCGGCATCAGCATTCTTGCGCATCGCGCCGTCTATGAAGAGAACCATATGCACATCAGGCATGAACGACAGCGGGTTGCGACCGCACTGTCGCAACTTGGATTCTCTCTAACGCCCTCCCACGCAAACTTCTTGTTAGCGCGTGTGCCTGCGGGACACGACGGTAGATGGTGGCAGGCCGCTTTGGAAAGGCAAAGAATACTAGTTGCCTTCCTTTCCGATGACGGTCTTGAAAATTGCATCCGCGTGAGCATCGGGACAAAAGCGCAAATGGATGCGTTTCTGGGAGCCGTCACAGACATTTCTGACAGCTTAAAGCAAGGAAGATCGGCCAGGTGA
- a CDS encoding LLM class flavin-dependent oxidoreductase, translated as MPKTSELPAFTPKIGDNPVKDVFSSSKIAFGIFDHLDEDGRDIARQYADRLVLAEAYDRLGFFAYHVAEHHCTPHGRGPSPNLFLSSVAQRTRQLRIGPLVMLLNLYHPLRAFEEICMLDHLSGGRLEVGIGRGSLPLELGYYGIRADAAPSRYEEASEILISAMKGGTLSYQGKHFELNSVPLTVRTYQRPRPPTWIATNRSESAAWAAANGANLACVGPSSAVRKVTDAFRAHREPNGQANDQMPFLGLLRMVVIGRSDTDAYSLAASAYERWLESFKFLYELNAIPTPPHLPLSFDAAIESELCVVGTPASVRQILLNQLEEAGANYLLCQLAFGNLPLDASLCTATAIQSEIMAGLGRQ; from the coding sequence ATGCCGAAAACAAGCGAACTTCCTGCCTTCACACCTAAAATTGGAGACAATCCAGTGAAAGACGTCTTTTCTTCTTCAAAAATAGCGTTCGGCATCTTCGATCACTTAGACGAGGACGGCCGCGACATCGCCCGACAATACGCAGATCGTCTCGTCCTGGCAGAGGCGTACGACCGACTGGGCTTCTTTGCATATCATGTGGCAGAGCACCACTGTACGCCGCATGGCAGAGGTCCATCGCCAAATTTGTTCTTGTCGAGCGTCGCACAGCGCACGCGGCAACTTCGCATCGGGCCATTGGTGATGCTGCTTAACCTCTATCATCCGCTGCGTGCGTTTGAAGAGATCTGTATGCTTGATCACTTGAGCGGTGGCCGGCTTGAGGTGGGGATCGGACGCGGTTCTCTTCCGCTTGAATTGGGGTACTACGGCATCAGAGCTGACGCGGCTCCAAGCCGTTATGAAGAAGCCAGCGAAATTCTCATCAGTGCTATGAAAGGCGGGACGCTATCCTATCAAGGCAAACATTTTGAGCTAAACAGCGTTCCGTTGACGGTAAGAACTTATCAACGTCCAAGGCCGCCGACATGGATTGCCACCAATCGATCCGAGTCCGCAGCTTGGGCCGCTGCCAATGGCGCAAATCTAGCGTGCGTAGGCCCCTCCTCTGCTGTACGCAAAGTTACTGACGCCTTCCGTGCTCATCGAGAGCCCAACGGTCAGGCTAACGATCAAATGCCATTTCTTGGATTGCTTCGCATGGTCGTCATTGGGCGTTCGGACACAGATGCCTATTCGCTCGCGGCATCTGCGTACGAACGATGGCTCGAGAGCTTTAAGTTCCTTTATGAGCTCAATGCCATCCCTACACCACCACACCTGCCGCTGAGCTTCGATGCGGCAATCGAGAGCGAATTGTGCGTCGTCGGAACGCCAGCTTCTGTGCGACAAATTCTTCTAAATCAGCTGGAAGAGGCAGGTGCCAATTACCTTCTTTGTCAACTCGCATTTGGCAATCTGCCATTAGATGCTTCCCTGTGCACCGCAACCGCAATCCAATCCGAAATCATGGCTGGACTTGGCCGACAATGA
- the tnpA gene encoding IS66-like element accessory protein TnpA, translating to MTISRAEVITSVERRRRWSQDEKERLVAASLGPGASVSEVARLAGLHVSQLFRWRKELCKHGETSRAPFVPVAIGPSVPPPEVAEAPLTTTAARRRKSQGIIEIDLGSGHRIRVDGDVDGDALRRVLDALVRR from the coding sequence ATGACGATTTCGCGTGCGGAGGTGATCACATCGGTCGAGCGGCGGCGCCGGTGGTCGCAGGATGAGAAGGAGCGGCTCGTTGCAGCATCGCTCGGGCCCGGAGCCAGCGTTTCCGAGGTGGCCCGCCTGGCCGGCCTTCATGTGAGCCAGCTGTTCAGGTGGCGCAAAGAGCTTTGCAAGCACGGTGAAACGAGTAGAGCGCCGTTCGTGCCGGTCGCGATTGGGCCGTCTGTGCCGCCGCCGGAGGTGGCCGAAGCGCCGTTGACGACGACGGCGGCGCGTCGACGGAAGAGCCAGGGCATCATCGAGATTGATCTTGGTAGCGGGCACCGGATCCGGGTCGATGGCGACGTTGATGGAGACGCACTGCGTCGCGTTCTCGATGCTTTGGTACGCCGATGA
- the tnpB gene encoding IS66 family insertion sequence element accessory protein TnpB (TnpB, as the term is used for proteins encoded by IS66 family insertion elements, is considered an accessory protein, since TnpC, encoded by a neighboring gene, is a DDE family transposase.) — translation MIPVPTGARVWLATGYTDMRRGFPSLALQVQEVLRKDPLSGHLFVFRGRRSDLVKVIWHDGQGACLFTKRLERGRFIWPTVAGEAVTISPAQMNYLLSGIDWRNPQDTLRPTRVG, via the coding sequence ATGATCCCGGTTCCGACGGGCGCGCGAGTGTGGCTCGCGACAGGCTACACGGACATGCGCCGAGGCTTTCCGTCGTTGGCACTCCAAGTGCAGGAGGTGCTGCGCAAGGACCCGCTCAGCGGTCATCTGTTCGTGTTCCGCGGTCGCCGAAGCGATCTTGTGAAGGTGATCTGGCACGATGGCCAGGGGGCATGCCTGTTTACCAAGAGACTCGAGAGAGGAAGGTTCATCTGGCCAACGGTTGCGGGCGAAGCAGTGACGATCTCACCGGCGCAGATGAACTACCTGTTGTCCGGAATCGATTGGCGCAACCCTCAAGATACGCTGCGACCAACGCGGGTCGGATAG
- the tnpC gene encoding IS66 family transposase, with protein sequence MTSKPDDLPSDLVSALAALQAEREARLQAEAVAASARAELSANEALIVHLELRIEKLKRELYGQRSERTARLIEQLELELEELVTTASEDELAAQAAAAKSQSVRAFTRRRPVRKPWPDDIERERVVIEAPTSCACCGGSRLAKLGEDVTETLEEIPRRFKLIETVREKFTCRDCEKISQPPAPFHATPRGFIGPQLLATILFDKFGMHIPLNRQSVRFKAERIDLPLSTLADQVGHGTLAVMPLFQLIERHVLAADRLHGDDTTIRILAKSKCTTGRIWTYVRDDRPYGGPAPPAAAYYASSDRRGEHPQKHLAAFAGILQADCYSGFDPLFDPQRKAMPITPAFCLAHARRGFFELADIEKTARDPQKGKPVSPIALEAVRRLDALFEIERAINGRSADERRAVRQELSKPLLDDMHVWLLRERETLSRSSEVLKPMNYMLRRWDDFARFLDDGRICLSNNAAERALRGIALGRRNWTFAGSLRGADRAAIMLTMITTCRLNDVDPKAWLADVLARIADLPASRLHELLPWEWKLLRQASEPTDQQAA encoded by the coding sequence ATGACATCGAAGCCGGACGACCTTCCATCGGACCTCGTGAGTGCCCTGGCGGCGCTGCAGGCCGAGCGTGAGGCGCGGCTGCAAGCCGAGGCGGTAGCCGCCAGTGCGCGGGCGGAGCTGTCGGCCAACGAGGCGCTGATCGTGCATCTTGAGCTGCGGATCGAGAAGCTCAAGCGCGAACTGTACGGGCAGCGCTCCGAGCGCACGGCGCGGCTGATCGAGCAATTGGAATTGGAGCTCGAAGAACTTGTCACCACGGCGAGCGAGGACGAGCTTGCCGCTCAGGCCGCCGCGGCGAAAAGCCAGAGCGTGCGCGCCTTCACGCGTCGGCGGCCGGTGCGCAAGCCCTGGCCGGACGACATCGAACGCGAGCGCGTCGTCATCGAGGCCCCGACGAGCTGTGCATGCTGCGGCGGATCGCGCCTGGCGAAGCTGGGCGAGGATGTGACCGAGACGTTGGAGGAGATCCCGCGTCGGTTCAAGCTGATCGAGACGGTGCGGGAAAAGTTCACCTGCCGCGATTGCGAGAAGATCAGCCAGCCGCCGGCACCGTTCCATGCCACGCCGCGCGGCTTCATCGGTCCGCAACTGCTGGCGACGATCTTGTTCGACAAGTTCGGCATGCATATCCCACTCAATCGCCAGAGCGTGCGCTTTAAGGCTGAGAGGATCGATTTGCCGCTATCGACACTGGCCGACCAGGTCGGCCACGGAACCCTTGCCGTCATGCCGCTGTTCCAGCTGATCGAGCGTCATGTGCTCGCGGCTGATCGCCTTCATGGCGACGACACCACCATCCGCATCCTGGCCAAGAGCAAGTGCACGACCGGGCGAATCTGGACCTATGTACGGGATGACCGGCCCTACGGTGGGCCTGCGCCGCCGGCGGCGGCCTATTACGCCTCGAGCGACCGACGGGGCGAACATCCCCAGAAGCATCTGGCCGCCTTCGCCGGTATCCTGCAGGCGGATTGCTATAGCGGCTTCGATCCGTTGTTCGACCCACAAAGGAAAGCGATGCCGATCACGCCGGCATTTTGCCTGGCCCATGCGCGGCGGGGCTTCTTCGAGCTGGCCGACATCGAGAAAACCGCCCGGGACCCACAGAAAGGCAAACCGGTCTCCCCGATCGCGCTGGAGGCGGTCAGGCGTCTTGACGCCCTGTTCGAGATCGAGCGCGCCATCAACGGCCGCAGTGCCGACGAGCGGCGTGCCGTACGCCAGGAGCTGAGCAAGCCGCTGCTCGATGACATGCACGTCTGGCTGCTCCGCGAGCGGGAAACCCTATCGCGCTCCTCCGAGGTCCTGAAGCCCATGAACTACATGCTCAGGCGCTGGGACGACTTCGCCCGCTTCCTCGACGATGGCAGGATCTGCCTCAGCAATAACGCCGCTGAAAGAGCGTTGCGCGGCATCGCGTTGGGCAGGCGCAACTGGACCTTTGCCGGCAGCCTGCGCGGCGCCGACCGCGCCGCCATCATGCTGACCATGATCACGACCTGTCGCCTCAACGACGTCGATCCCAAGGCCTGGCTCGCCGATGTCCTCGCCCGTATCGCCGATCTTCCCGCTTCGCGTCTGCACGAACTGCTGCCCTGGGAATGGAAGCTTTTGCGGCAGGCCAGCGAGCCCACCGATCAGCAGGCCGCCTGA
- a CDS encoding DNA -binding domain-containing protein — MQTPLLDTDVADSAPVDPVLTSYDERHLVTYLRLLDAEADGADWKEVARIILHIDPDCEPSRARSAFDSHLARAKCMADHRYRDLLRGGVTKWQQSVGYN, encoded by the coding sequence ATGCAGACCCCGCTACTCGATACTGATGTCGCCGACTCAGCTCCGGTTGATCCGGTGCTCACGAGCTACGATGAACGGCATCTGGTGACGTATTTGCGGCTTCTCGATGCCGAGGCCGACGGCGCCGACTGGAAGGAGGTTGCTCGGATCATTTTGCATATCGATCCGGATTGCGAACCGTCGCGCGCTCGCAGTGCGTTTGATAGTCACTTGGCGCGAGCAAAATGTATGGCTGACCACCGTTACCGCGATTTGCTACGTGGCGGTGTGACCAAATGGCAACAATCTGTCGGTTACAACTAG
- a CDS encoding RES family NAD+ phosphorylase, translated as MIHDKDLLDRLSDLPQRRLETRVYRATGLSKDPVAASTGGGRWAPVSDGTFSVPVLYTSFERDGALAELSSFLASLTPIPRAKRLLKVSRLTVSVGCAVQLTSDDLAALSVDMTRYGERDYSRTQVIGAALAFLGIDGLIAPSARRRCDNLVIYADNHAITERLDVEEAEEMDWITWAEAQGIIPS; from the coding sequence GTGATCCACGACAAGGACCTTCTCGACCGATTGAGCGACCTGCCGCAGCGGCGGCTGGAGACGCGCGTCTACCGCGCGACCGGCCTCAGCAAGGACCCCGTGGCGGCCTCGACCGGCGGCGGTCGCTGGGCTCCGGTGTCAGACGGAACATTCAGCGTCCCCGTCCTCTACACGAGCTTCGAACGCGACGGCGCTTTGGCCGAGCTATCTTCCTTCTTGGCCTCCCTGACGCCGATCCCGAGAGCGAAGCGGTTGCTCAAGGTCAGCCGGCTGACCGTGTCGGTCGGCTGCGCGGTGCAGTTGACGAGCGATGATCTCGCCGCTTTGTCGGTCGACATGACCCGCTATGGCGAGCGTGACTACTCCAGAACGCAAGTTATCGGCGCGGCGCTAGCGTTCCTTGGCATAGACGGCCTTATCGCACCGTCCGCCCGGAGGCGCTGTGACAACTTGGTCATCTACGCGGATAACCACGCGATCACCGAAAGGCTCGACGTCGAGGAGGCCGAGGAGATGGACTGGATCACATGGGCCGAGGCTCAGGGGATAATCCCGTCGTAG
- a CDS encoding antitoxin Xre/MbcA/ParS toxin-binding domain-containing protein, whose translation MGAVAKRLESIRVKGALKHTDVANVLGTRPETVSRWNQERAYPHASTERTLLELEFIVDQLADFYEPNEARQWIFSPQKLLGGESPAVLIREGKIEEVRRLVDQLRDAVHL comes from the coding sequence ATGGGCGCGGTCGCTAAGAGATTAGAGTCCATTCGGGTGAAAGGTGCGCTCAAGCACACCGACGTTGCCAACGTGCTTGGAACGCGCCCCGAGACCGTGTCTCGCTGGAATCAGGAGCGCGCTTATCCGCACGCCAGCACGGAGAGGACGCTTCTTGAGCTTGAGTTCATCGTGGATCAATTGGCCGACTTTTACGAGCCGAACGAGGCGCGGCAGTGGATTTTCTCACCGCAGAAGCTCTTGGGCGGCGAGTCTCCAGCCGTTCTGATCCGTGAGGGCAAGATCGAGGAGGTTCGTCGGCTGGTCGATCAATTGCGAGATGCGGTTCACTTGTGA
- a CDS encoding S8 family peptidase — translation MQKYVLLRSGSDPGEYALTDASIEVADLSERNVAEAERDPTVREVAPVAPMELIDHCESFESFDDAPHHRGNWGISAVGAGTCDLSGAGVTVAIIDSGIVNDHPAFDPFKILERDFSGSGKGDRCGHGTHCAGILFGQSVGGTRIGIAPGIKRALIAKVRPDTGKIESDMVFEAMLWAMRERADIISMSLGFDYLGMVSKSEERGLPRDLALSDGLISYRKNLRMFDAIAALMRKQAALGCSPLIVAAAGNQSRRQCTPAVKIGVSLPAAASDMVSVAAAAREQDSLLRIASFSNILPTITAPGVGILSAWLGGGLRLSSGTSAACPHAAGVAALWLERLRRGDRKVDADRLRAMLRDTARRDNLSADYDPSDFGAGVVAAPTAG, via the coding sequence ATGCAAAAATATGTTCTCCTGCGGAGCGGGTCCGACCCGGGCGAATATGCACTCACGGACGCGAGCATCGAGGTTGCAGATCTCAGTGAGAGGAACGTCGCCGAAGCTGAGAGGGACCCCACGGTCCGCGAGGTCGCTCCCGTTGCACCGATGGAGCTGATCGATCATTGCGAGTCTTTCGAAAGCTTCGACGATGCACCACATCATCGCGGCAACTGGGGCATTTCGGCGGTTGGCGCAGGGACCTGCGATCTCAGTGGCGCCGGTGTTACCGTCGCGATCATCGATTCAGGCATCGTGAACGACCATCCCGCGTTCGATCCCTTTAAGATCTTGGAAAGGGATTTCTCGGGGTCGGGGAAAGGCGATCGATGCGGCCACGGCACACATTGCGCTGGCATTCTCTTTGGGCAGAGCGTCGGCGGGACGAGGATAGGTATCGCCCCAGGCATCAAGCGAGCGCTGATTGCCAAAGTCAGGCCTGACACGGGGAAGATCGAGTCCGACATGGTATTCGAGGCAATGTTGTGGGCTATGCGCGAACGCGCAGACATCATCTCGATGTCCCTGGGGTTCGATTATCTCGGCATGGTATCGAAGAGCGAGGAACGAGGATTGCCCCGCGATCTTGCGCTCTCGGATGGTCTCATCTCTTATCGGAAGAACCTTCGGATGTTTGATGCCATAGCGGCTTTGATGCGAAAGCAAGCGGCGCTGGGGTGCTCGCCCCTCATCGTCGCAGCTGCCGGAAACCAGAGCCGACGCCAATGCACACCTGCAGTCAAAATAGGTGTCTCGCTCCCGGCCGCAGCGTCCGACATGGTCTCGGTTGCTGCGGCGGCGCGCGAGCAGGACAGCCTTCTGCGCATTGCCAGCTTCTCGAACATCCTTCCCACGATTACAGCGCCCGGTGTCGGTATCCTGTCCGCTTGGCTAGGCGGCGGGTTGAGGCTATCGAGCGGCACAAGCGCGGCCTGCCCTCACGCTGCAGGTGTCGCAGCCCTTTGGCTCGAACGACTGCGACGGGGAGACCGCAAGGTCGATGCGGATCGGTTGCGGGCAATGCTGCGGGACACTGCCCGCAGGGACAATCTTAGTGCGGACTACGACCCCTCCGATTTCGGGGCAGGTGTCGTGGCCGCACCGACAGCCGGATAG
- the rplJ gene encoding 50S ribosomal protein L10, which yields MPAVAFGRAPVRRAEKVEFVNGLRREFQESRSVIVAAYAGLSVREMQALRRHAKASQTKVKVAKNRLAQIAAMGTDAEAIVPFLKGQTLLAYSRDPVAASKAAVEFAKDHEKFVIIGGAIENMTLDADGVKALAELPSLDETRANIIRLLSAPAARIVRSLREPPAHLARLAGILASRPDLAFAQNKDEINDRMVPVAAGTAPELGSLVDRQPLPSRIVKNLESGEVAERLEGIKEASLFLQSQEEGDSMRSGKALSPVEVLEGGTIPERLFERLFSTNGDEARLAAYALVSGSPSFRGGLNPKASPTDLNEKEQTEFVSGFRKLLAAAGQSHFPLVEVQSTPPEPGTTCRLHVRVTLSRVAPFSVGGRSVLLDEAPIVDKRMRIDSPLAETVSATDSHLLQNADGLVAVGETDMTIRPEHLAGLKFPVVVHFNHGVDTLDFDVDEFKSGDEPPAYPAVGAATTPAPKSEGS from the coding sequence ATGCCGGCGGTCGCGTTCGGCCGCGCACCGGTGCGGCGGGCCGAGAAAGTAGAATTCGTCAACGGCCTAAGACGCGAGTTCCAGGAAAGCAGAAGCGTGATTGTGGCCGCCTATGCTGGCCTGTCCGTGCGAGAGATGCAGGCCTTGCGCAGGCACGCGAAGGCGAGCCAAACAAAGGTAAAGGTCGCGAAAAATCGGCTCGCACAAATTGCTGCCATGGGTACTGACGCCGAGGCGATCGTCCCCTTTCTGAAGGGACAGACACTACTTGCCTATTCCAGGGATCCAGTTGCCGCGTCGAAGGCCGCGGTCGAGTTCGCCAAGGATCACGAAAAGTTCGTCATCATCGGTGGCGCTATCGAAAATATGACGCTCGATGCCGACGGCGTGAAGGCCTTGGCGGAGCTTCCGTCGCTGGACGAGACCCGGGCCAACATCATCCGCCTTCTTTCGGCGCCGGCCGCCCGAATCGTCAGGTCCCTCCGGGAGCCTCCTGCCCACCTAGCCCGCCTGGCGGGCATTTTGGCTAGCCGCCCGGACCTTGCATTCGCCCAAAATAAGGATGAAATTAACGATAGGATGGTCCCGGTCGCCGCCGGAACCGCCCCCGAACTCGGATCGTTAGTCGACAGGCAACCTTTGCCATCGAGAATTGTGAAAAACCTTGAGTCCGGAGAGGTTGCGGAAAGGCTGGAAGGAATCAAGGAGGCTTCACTTTTTCTGCAGTCCCAGGAGGAGGGAGACAGCATGCGAAGCGGCAAGGCGCTGTCACCGGTTGAAGTCCTAGAGGGAGGCACCATTCCCGAACGTTTGTTCGAGCGCTTGTTCTCGACCAACGGAGATGAAGCCCGCCTGGCAGCCTATGCGCTCGTATCAGGTTCGCCGAGCTTCCGCGGCGGGTTGAACCCGAAAGCCTCGCCGACCGATTTGAACGAGAAGGAGCAGACTGAATTCGTAAGCGGCTTCCGGAAGCTTCTAGCCGCAGCCGGGCAGTCCCATTTCCCTTTGGTCGAAGTGCAATCCACGCCGCCAGAACCAGGCACGACTTGCCGGCTTCACGTGAGGGTCACTCTATCCCGCGTAGCGCCGTTCAGCGTCGGTGGCCGCTCGGTGCTTTTAGACGAAGCACCCATAGTGGATAAGCGCATGCGGATCGACAGCCCGCTTGCGGAGACCGTTAGCGCGACAGACTCGCATTTGCTGCAGAATGCCGATGGTCTCGTCGCAGTCGGCGAAACCGACATGACTATTCGTCCGGAGCATCTAGCAGGCCTGAAATTTCCGGTCGTCGTCCACTTCAACCACGGTGTTGATACTCTGGATTTCGACGTAGATGAATTCAAATCGGGCGACGAGCCGCCGGCCTATCCGGCTGTCGGTGCGGCCACGACACCTGCCCCGAAATCGGAGGGGTCGTAG